Proteins encoded in a region of the Streptomyces sp. NBC_00310 genome:
- the rph gene encoding ribonuclease PH produces the protein MSRIDGRTPEQLRPVTIERGWSKHAEGSVLISFGDTKVFCTASVTEGVPRWRKGSGEGWVTAEYSMLPRATNTRGDRESVRGKIGGRTHEISRLIGRSLRAVIDYKALGENTIVLDCDVLQADGGTRTAAITGAYVALADAVSWAQGKKLIKANRQPLTGTVSAVSVGIVGGVPLLDLRYEEDVKADTDMNVVCTGDGRFVEVQGTAEAEPFAREELNSLLDLAVSGCTELALLQRKALDTVLER, from the coding sequence ATGTCTCGAATCGACGGCCGCACGCCCGAACAGCTCCGCCCGGTCACCATCGAACGCGGGTGGAGCAAGCACGCCGAGGGCTCCGTCCTCATCTCCTTCGGCGACACGAAGGTCTTCTGCACCGCCTCCGTCACCGAAGGCGTCCCGCGCTGGCGCAAGGGCAGCGGCGAGGGCTGGGTGACCGCCGAGTACTCCATGCTCCCCCGCGCCACCAACACCCGCGGCGACCGGGAGTCCGTACGCGGCAAGATCGGCGGCCGCACCCACGAGATCTCCCGCCTCATCGGCCGTTCCCTGCGCGCCGTCATCGACTACAAGGCGCTCGGCGAGAACACCATCGTCCTCGACTGCGACGTCCTCCAGGCCGACGGCGGCACCCGTACGGCAGCCATCACCGGCGCGTACGTCGCGCTGGCCGACGCCGTCTCCTGGGCCCAGGGCAAGAAGCTGATCAAGGCCAACCGGCAGCCCCTCACCGGAACCGTCTCGGCGGTCTCCGTCGGCATCGTCGGCGGCGTCCCCCTCCTCGACCTCCGCTACGAGGAGGACGTGAAGGCCGACACCGACATGAACGTCGTCTGCACCGGCGACGGCCGCTTCGTCGAGGTCCAGGGCACCGCCGAGGCCGAGCCGTTCGCCCGCGAGGAGCTCAACTCCCTGCTGGACCTCGCCGTTTCCGGCTGCACGGAGCTGGCGCTCCTGCAGCGCAAGGCGCTTGATACGGTCCTCGAAAGGTAA
- a CDS encoding glucose PTS transporter subunit EIIB produces MATKAEKIVAGLGGLDNIDEVEGCITRLRTEVHDASLVDEAALKAAGAHGVVKMGTAIQVVIGTDADPIAAEIEDMM; encoded by the coding sequence ATGGCCACCAAGGCTGAGAAGATCGTCGCCGGGCTCGGCGGCCTCGACAACATCGACGAGGTCGAGGGCTGCATCACCCGGCTGCGCACCGAGGTCCATGACGCCTCCCTCGTCGACGAGGCCGCCCTCAAGGCCGCCGGCGCCCACGGCGTCGTCAAGATGGGCACCGCGATCCAGGTCGTCATCGGCACCGACGCCGACCCCATCGCCGCGGAGATCGAGGACATGATGTAG
- a CDS encoding PTS transporter subunit EIIC, producing the protein MTTASAAPAAADNKGPGWGSRTMAVLQRIGRSLMLPVAVLPAAALLVRLGTTDMLGSESLPGFVTKFAGFMAAGGGAILDNMPLLFAVGIAIGFAKKSDGSTALAAVVGYLVFQKVLGTFTDPNLPQVATAVDGKVVMVDKAVNAGVLGGVVMGLVVALLYQRFHRTKLPDWAGFFGGRRLVPILAAFAGLFIGIVFGYIWPVLGAGLHNFGEWLVGSGAVGAGIFGIANRALIPVGMHHLLNSFPWFQAGSYEGKSGDIARFLAGDPTAGQFMTGFFPIMMFGLPAVCLAIYHAARPERRAVVGGMMFSMALTSFVTGVTEPIEFTFMFIAPVLYAIHAVLTGISMALTWALGMKDGFGFSAGVIDFGLNLGIATKPWALLLVGLCFGVLYYVIFRYAIVRFNLPTPGRESDEELAELQKAEAK; encoded by the coding sequence GTGACCACGGCCAGCGCCGCTCCCGCGGCCGCAGACAACAAGGGCCCCGGCTGGGGCTCCCGCACGATGGCTGTGCTGCAGCGCATCGGCCGCAGCCTGATGCTGCCGGTCGCCGTCCTGCCGGCCGCCGCCCTGCTCGTGCGGCTCGGCACCACGGACATGCTGGGCAGCGAGTCGCTCCCCGGCTTCGTCACCAAGTTCGCGGGCTTCATGGCCGCCGGCGGCGGCGCCATCCTCGACAACATGCCGCTGCTGTTCGCCGTCGGCATCGCGATCGGCTTCGCGAAGAAGTCGGACGGCTCGACCGCCCTCGCCGCGGTCGTCGGCTACCTCGTCTTCCAGAAGGTCCTCGGCACCTTCACCGACCCGAACCTCCCGCAGGTGGCCACCGCCGTCGACGGCAAGGTCGTGATGGTGGACAAGGCGGTCAACGCCGGTGTCCTCGGCGGTGTGGTGATGGGCCTGGTCGTCGCCCTGCTCTACCAGCGCTTCCACCGCACCAAGCTGCCCGACTGGGCCGGCTTCTTCGGCGGCCGCCGCCTGGTGCCCATCCTGGCCGCCTTCGCGGGCCTGTTCATCGGCATCGTCTTCGGTTACATCTGGCCGGTCCTCGGCGCGGGTCTGCACAACTTCGGCGAGTGGCTGGTCGGTTCCGGTGCGGTCGGCGCGGGCATCTTCGGCATCGCCAACCGCGCGCTGATCCCGGTCGGCATGCACCACCTGCTGAACTCCTTCCCGTGGTTCCAGGCCGGTTCGTACGAGGGCAAGAGCGGTGACATCGCGCGCTTCCTCGCCGGTGACCCGACCGCCGGACAGTTCATGACCGGCTTCTTCCCGATCATGATGTTCGGCCTGCCGGCCGTCTGTCTCGCGATCTACCACGCGGCCCGCCCCGAGCGGCGCGCGGTGGTCGGCGGCATGATGTTCTCCATGGCGCTGACCTCGTTCGTCACCGGTGTCACCGAGCCGATCGAGTTCACGTTCATGTTCATCGCCCCGGTCCTGTACGCCATTCACGCCGTGCTCACCGGCATCTCCATGGCCCTGACCTGGGCACTCGGCATGAAGGACGGCTTCGGCTTCTCGGCCGGCGTGATCGACTTCGGCCTCAACCTGGGCATCGCCACCAAGCCCTGGGCACTGCTCCTGGTCGGCCTGTGCTTCGGCGTCCTCTACTACGTGATCTTCCGGTACGCCATCGTCCGATTCAACCTGCCGACCCCCGGCCGGGAGTCGGACGAGGAGCTGGCGGAGCTGCAGAAGGCGGAGGCCAAGTAG
- a CDS encoding MBL fold metallo-hydrolase, producing the protein MKLTVVGCSGSFPSAESACSSYLVEADGFRLLLDMGNGALGELQRHCGLYDLDAIFLSHLHADHCIDMCAYFVARYYRHDGGRCAPIPVYGPEGTEQRLTTAYADTPSASSMSEVFDFHTVKPSTFEIGPFTIHTERVAHPVEAYGIRIEHGGRVLTYSGDTGVTAALDELARDADLFLCEAAFTHGKENIPDLHLNGREAGETAARAGARRLVLTHVPPWTDPQVNLVDARTVYDGPVELAVPRVSYEI; encoded by the coding sequence ATGAAGCTCACCGTCGTCGGCTGCTCGGGGTCGTTCCCGTCCGCGGAATCGGCCTGCTCGAGCTACCTCGTAGAGGCCGACGGCTTCCGGCTGCTCCTCGACATGGGCAACGGTGCCCTCGGCGAGCTGCAGCGCCACTGCGGTCTCTACGACCTCGACGCGATCTTCCTCAGCCATCTGCACGCCGACCACTGCATCGACATGTGCGCGTACTTCGTCGCACGCTACTACCGCCACGACGGCGGCCGCTGCGCCCCCATCCCGGTCTACGGTCCCGAGGGCACCGAGCAGCGCCTGACCACGGCCTACGCCGACACCCCGTCCGCCTCCTCCATGAGCGAGGTCTTCGACTTCCACACGGTCAAGCCGAGCACGTTCGAGATCGGCCCCTTCACCATCCACACGGAACGGGTCGCCCACCCCGTCGAGGCGTACGGCATCCGTATCGAACACGGTGGCCGGGTCCTGACGTACTCCGGGGACACCGGCGTCACCGCCGCCCTGGACGAACTCGCCCGCGACGCCGACCTGTTCCTGTGCGAGGCCGCCTTCACCCACGGCAAGGAGAACATCCCGGACCTCCACCTCAACGGCCGGGAGGCCGGTGAGACGGCCGCCCGGGCGGGCGCCCGCCGGCTCGTCCTCACCCACGTCCCGCCGTGGACCGACCCGCAGGTCAACCTCGTCGACGCCCGCACGGTGTACGACGGTCCGGTGGAACTGGCGGTGCCCAGGGTGTCGTACGAGATCTGA
- a CDS encoding type II toxin-antitoxin system PemK/MazF family toxin: MDTSWWLALAAVVLLALVATLVDGWGRSRRPPRRTRRASGRTRPPGRPERVRGSVPRPRPAEIWWAVVPFEDGPGGKDRPCLVLAVRGDRARVAKITSRYRDARAGVIPLPPGTVGDTRGRPSFLETGELREVPVRDFRRKAGVADPTLWDQVRHLSN, from the coding sequence ATGGACACGTCCTGGTGGTTGGCGCTCGCGGCGGTGGTGTTGCTGGCGCTCGTCGCGACGCTCGTCGACGGGTGGGGGCGGTCGCGGCGGCCGCCGCGACGGACGCGGCGGGCGAGTGGGCGGACCCGGCCGCCGGGGCGCCCCGAGCGGGTGCGGGGGTCTGTGCCGCGGCCCCGGCCCGCCGAGATCTGGTGGGCCGTCGTGCCCTTCGAGGACGGGCCCGGGGGCAAGGACCGGCCCTGTCTCGTGCTGGCCGTCCGGGGGGATCGGGCACGCGTGGCCAAGATCACCAGCAGGTACCGCGACGCGCGTGCCGGGGTGATCCCGCTGCCGCCGGGCACCGTCGGTGACACGCGAGGCCGACCCAGCTTCCTGGAGACGGGCGAGTTGCGGGAGGTGCCGGTCCGGGACTTCCGTCGTAAGGCGGGGGTGGCCGACCCGACCCTGTGGGACCAGGTCCGCCACCTGTCGAACTGA
- a CDS encoding PLP-dependent cysteine synthase family protein, whose product MRYDSPLAAVGNTPLVRLPRLSPSADVRIWAKLEDRNPTGSVKDRPALHMIEQAEKDGRLTPGCTILEPTSGNTGISLAMAAKLKGYRIVCVMPENTSQERRDLLGMWGAEIIPSPAAGGSNTAVRVAKELSAEHPDWVMLYQYGNPDNAGAHYATTGPEILADLPSITHFVAGLGTTGTLMGVGRYLREQKPDVKIVAAEPRYDDLVYGLRNLDEGFVPELYDASVLTTRFSVGSADAVTRTRELLQQEGIFAGVSTGAALHAAIGVGNKAVKSGEPADIVFVVADGGWKYLSTGVYTAATTEEAIETLQGQLWA is encoded by the coding sequence ATGCGCTACGACTCCCCGCTGGCCGCGGTGGGCAACACCCCTCTGGTGCGCCTGCCGCGGCTGTCGCCGTCCGCCGACGTCCGCATCTGGGCCAAGCTGGAGGACCGCAACCCGACGGGTTCGGTCAAGGACCGTCCCGCCCTGCACATGATCGAACAGGCGGAGAAGGACGGCCGTCTGACCCCCGGCTGCACGATCCTCGAACCCACCTCCGGCAACACGGGCATCTCCCTCGCCATGGCGGCCAAGCTCAAGGGCTACCGCATCGTGTGCGTCATGCCCGAGAACACCTCCCAGGAGCGGCGCGACCTGCTCGGCATGTGGGGCGCCGAGATCATCCCGTCCCCGGCGGCCGGCGGCTCCAACACGGCCGTACGCGTCGCCAAGGAACTCTCCGCCGAGCACCCCGACTGGGTGATGCTCTACCAGTACGGCAACCCCGACAACGCGGGCGCCCACTACGCGACGACGGGCCCCGAGATCCTCGCGGACCTCCCCTCCATCACCCACTTCGTCGCCGGTCTCGGCACCACGGGCACCCTGATGGGTGTGGGCCGCTACCTGCGCGAACAGAAGCCGGACGTCAAGATCGTCGCTGCCGAGCCGCGCTACGACGACCTCGTCTACGGTCTCCGCAACCTCGACGAGGGCTTCGTCCCCGAGCTCTACGACGCGTCCGTCCTCACCACCCGCTTCTCCGTCGGCTCCGCCGACGCGGTCACCCGCACCCGCGAGCTGCTCCAGCAGGAGGGCATCTTCGCGGGCGTCTCCACCGGGGCCGCGCTGCACGCCGCGATCGGCGTCGGCAACAAGGCCGTGAAGTCCGGCGAGCCGGCCGACATCGTCTTCGTCGTCGCCGACGGCGGCTGGAAGTACCTCTCCACGGGCGTCTACACGGCAGCGACGACGGAAGAGGCCATCGAGACACTGCAGGGCCAGCTCTGGGCGTAG
- a CDS encoding MoaD/ThiS family protein — MAIEVRIPTILRQYTDGQKAVEGAGATLADLFTDLESRHTGIHARIVDGGELRRFVNVYLNDEDVRFLEGINTKLSDGDNVTILPAVAGGMA, encoded by the coding sequence ATGGCCATCGAGGTCCGCATCCCCACCATCCTCCGCCAGTACACCGACGGTCAGAAGGCGGTGGAGGGAGCCGGTGCCACCCTCGCCGACCTGTTCACCGACCTCGAAAGCCGTCACACGGGCATCCACGCCCGCATCGTGGACGGCGGCGAGCTGCGCCGCTTCGTCAACGTGTACCTGAACGACGAGGACGTCCGTTTCCTGGAGGGCATCAACACCAAGCTGTCCGACGGCGACAACGTGACGATCCTGCCGGCGGTCGCCGGCGGCATGGCCTGA
- a CDS encoding putative leader peptide: protein MVLDDVSEKTPGALLVARLHVDLCRLASAIC from the coding sequence ATGGTTCTTGACGACGTGAGCGAGAAGACGCCGGGCGCACTGCTCGTGGCGCGGCTGCACGTCGACCTGTGCAGGCTTGCCAGCGCCATCTGTTGA